CCCGGCGATGTGGCGGGCGCAGGCGTATCTCCTGCTGCGCTTCGTTCTCGGCTTGCCCTTCGCGATCGGCATGGTCACGCTGCTTGGCGCCTCCCTCGGCGGGCTGGCGGCGCCGTTCTACTACTGGTCTCTCAAGGACGGCATCAAGATCGACTCCTGGCGGGTGGATACGCTCCCTGAGGCGCTCCTGCTGACGGTCGCCGGGGCCGCCGGACTCGTCGTCACGATGCTCCTCTTCCGTCTCCTCGCCCACCCGCAGCGCTCCCTGGCAGAGAGCCTGTTCGAGCGATCGCCCGATCCGGCGGGGGCCGGGCCCAAGCCGACGATTCCAGAGCGCCGGCAGTTCCTCGTCACGCGCGCGGCCGCGCTGGGCTTCGCCTTCGCGGTGCTGGTGGTGATCTGGGGGCTGACGGGGCACGGCTACTTCTGGCCGGTCTGGCCGCTGCTCGCGTTCCTGCTCGTGCTCGGCCTCCAGGGCTGGCGCCTGTTCGTGGACGAGAACCCGGAGCGCTGGAGGCGTCCGGGGCTGAACCACTCGATCGCGGTGCAGGCCGGCAGCTCGGCGGTGGTGTTCCTCTTCCTGGTCGGCGTGTGGGCTGCGTCGGGCGCCGGCACGTTCTGGCCGGTGTGGCCGCTGCTCGGCCTGACGATCACGGTGCTGGCCCGCGCCGGCTCGCTCTACTTCTCGCCGCCCGGCCAGGAGGAGCTGACCCAGCGCATCGAGACGCTCACAACCACGCGGGCCGGCGCCGTGGACCAGCAGGAGGCCGAGCTGCGGCGGATCGAGCGCGACCTGCACGACGGCGCGCAGGCGCGGCTGGTGGCGCTCGGCATGACGATCGGCATGGCCGAGCAGAAGCTGAGGGACGACCCCGAGGGCGCGCGCGAGCTGCTCGAGGAGGCACGTGCCGGCACCGGCCAGGCGCTGAAGGAGCTGCGCGATCTCGCGCGCGGGATCCATCCGCCGGTGCTCGCGGACCGTGGGCTCGAGGCCGCGGTGACCGCACTTGCCGACGCCAGTCCGCTGCGCGTGGTGGTCCATGCGGACGTGCCGGAGCGGCCCGCCGCCCCCGTGGAGAGCGCCGCCTACTTCGTGGTCGCGGAAGCGCTGGCCAACGCCGGCAAGCACTCGGAGGCGAAGCGGGTGGACATCCGCATGATTCGCGACGGCCAGATGCTCACCGTCGAGGTGGCGGACGACGGCAGGGGCGGCGCCGATCTGTCCGGTGGCGGGCTCGGCGGCTTGCGACGGCGTCTGGAGGCACTCGACGGAACGCTGCGCGTGGCCAGCCCGCCGGGCGGCCCGACCGTGGTACGCGCGGAGATGCCATGCGGGTAGTGATCGCCGAGGACCTGGCGCTGCTGCGCGACGGACTCGAGCGCCTCCTGCGGGACAACGGCTTCGAGGTGGTGGCGTCCGTTCGCGACGGTGACGCGCTGCTGCGCGAGATCGATGCGCACAAGCCGGACATCGCGGTGGTGGACATCCGCCTGCCGCCCGACTTTCGCGATGAGGGGCTGCGCGCCGCCATCGAGGCACGCAAGCGCTCGCCGGATACGGCGATCCTCGTGGTGTCGCAGTACGTGGAGCAGGCCTACGCCAGGGAGCTCCTCGCCGACGGCCGCGGCGGGGTGGGCTACCTCCTCAAGGACCGCATCCTGCACGTCGTGGAATTCGTTGAAGCCGTGCGTCGCGTGGCCGACGGAGGAACCGCACTCGACCCGGAGGTGGTGGCGCATCTGTTCTCGAGCCAGACCGCGGGAGGGCCGCTCGAGCGGCTCACACCGCGCGAGCAGGAGGTGCTTGCGCTCATGGCGGAGGGCCGTTCCAACCAGGGGATCGCGGAGGCGCTCGTGCTCACCGTCGGCGCGGTGGAGAAGCACATCGCGAGCATCTTCTCGAAGCTGGACCTGCCGCAATCGGGCAGCGATCACCGGCGCGTGCTCGCAGTGCTCGCGTACCTCCAGGGCACGCCCTCAGGCGCCTAGCTGCTCGCGGAGGTCGGCGAGCTCTCTTCGTAGCTCTGCCACTTCGCGCTCCAGTCGCTCCAGCCGATCATCGAACTCGGTGACTGGTGACTGGTGACTGGTGGCTGGCACCGCAGGTTCGG
This portion of the Thermoleophilaceae bacterium genome encodes:
- a CDS encoding response regulator transcription factor, which produces MRVVIAEDLALLRDGLERLLRDNGFEVVASVRDGDALLREIDAHKPDIAVVDIRLPPDFRDEGLRAAIEARKRSPDTAILVVSQYVEQAYARELLADGRGGVGYLLKDRILHVVEFVEAVRRVADGGTALDPEVVAHLFSSQTAGGPLERLTPREQEVLALMAEGRSNQGIAEALVLTVGAVEKHIASIFSKLDLPQSGSDHRRVLAVLAYLQGTPSGA
- a CDS encoding sensor domain-containing protein, encoding MWSRLFGKQAWEEATFLVLAAPLGTLWFTILVTAWSLGVGLLITPLVIPIAFGMPFLITASAGLEAALARRLLGVSVYPPHAPLARAGFWRRAFGWLSDPAMWRAQAYLLLRFVLGLPFAIGMVTLLGASLGGLAAPFYYWSLKDGIKIDSWRVDTLPEALLLTVAGAAGLVVTMLLFRLLAHPQRSLAESLFERSPDPAGAGPKPTIPERRQFLVTRAAALGFAFAVLVVIWGLTGHGYFWPVWPLLAFLLVLGLQGWRLFVDENPERWRRPGLNHSIAVQAGSSAVVFLFLVGVWAASGAGTFWPVWPLLGLTITVLARAGSLYFSPPGQEELTQRIETLTTTRAGAVDQQEAELRRIERDLHDGAQARLVALGMTIGMAEQKLRDDPEGARELLEEARAGTGQALKELRDLARGIHPPVLADRGLEAAVTALADASPLRVVVHADVPERPAAPVESAAYFVVAEALANAGKHSEAKRVDIRMIRDGQMLTVEVADDGRGGADLSGGGLGGLRRRLEALDGTLRVASPPGGPTVVRAEMPCG